From the genome of Oryza glaberrima chromosome 1, OglaRS2, whole genome shotgun sequence:
gtgatggattctatatattcgtgaggggtgtgaccagCGGAGGTATTGCAttacgtgagaaaccctagccatcactcccctccccgagcaaaaccatagccgcgcgcgggtgctagcacatctgcgggTGGCGTTCCGTCcttgtacgtgtggataccggtagaggcgccgttGGTTTGCGGTGCcaatcggcgtgggagtacggcgaggagaacgcacgaggagaaggtcgagccggtgcgatcgactacttcatCTACATCGACGCACGCTACTTCGCAAGAGCTCCTTCAACTTCTTAGcgccttcttccgctgcgcagcgcgtcgagtggtaacgatctatgatctaatacttgcatggttcctggtttacgtgGTAGAAAAaatttgatttatgctatcgtagcctacgtgTATCCTAACAATTTTCTTAATTTGTGTGTATAGACCTAGAATATACCTTGTATCtgaaatcagaaaaaaaatcactagaGAAAATTGGCAAACGAAGGTTTGTGAATTGAACAAAAAGCATGTAAATCACCCtaaaaaaacatgcaaattATGGTTCACCTTAATCAAAACCAAAGTAATCAAAGGTAGGGAAATTTAACAACCACTAATATTAGTAGGAAGGATATATAGTTCCTAGACCTACCAAGCACATAGCAATGCCAAAAGCTATCATTGGACGAAGCATACTGCAGAACTGCACAAGTATGCGAGACAAATTAAATATACCACAGCAAGCTAATTAAGCACACATATATGCAGTGTGGAGTACTTCATAAGAGTCTTCATCAACCCCACGCATTTAGCTACTGCAGCTCTATTATGCCAGCTTCCAGGTCGGGACGTGCAGTGACAAAGTCGTCATTATACCCAAGCGGAACATTGAGGTAAGCCGGTTCCTGCGGTTCACTTAGTCCCAGACCGTTGTTGCTCAGCCACATCGTAACCTCGTGCATATCTGGTCTATCGCCCGGATTTTTCTGAACACATAGCAGAGCAATCTGAATTTGCCTGGTTAGCTCCTCTTGAAACTCCACCCTCAAATAGGGGTCCAAAAGCTCATTGTATCTCCTATTTGACCAAATATTCCAGGCCTATTAGAGcagaagaaaaaagttagtacCCTAGGCATTACACTTATTAATCCTCCTTTGGAGtgaagaaattttaaaggaATTGAAGTTTGTGAGAATTAAAATAGTTAACGTAAAATTCATGCGCTCCAAATATAATGTTAACTAGAGGAAGAACTTCACTTACAAAAGTAAGTAGATGAATCGATCTGCCATGTTGGTTAAATATTGGAGAACGAACCCTTCTGCCACTTATGATCTCAAGAACCAAAACACCGAAGCTGAAAACATCGTATTTTGGGGTCAAATCCCCATGTATATACTCAGGCGCCATGTAACCACTAGACAACAGCAAGTATAATCATgtcaatatataaataaattagtgCTTGATATGTTAGCGAAATCTGTTCAAACATTGCTCATTACAATATAATTTATGGATATAGATATAAAGTAGAGATTGTTCATTTAATTTTGTGTGAGTGCGCCGTGTACGCCCGTGTTTTGgttggggtggggtggggttgGTAAGTCTCTGTTAATCCAAAACATAAGGGAAAAATGTAATATTTAGCTTCCCACCCAATATGAGATTCATATTGATCATATATATCGAATCTTCAGTTTGACTTAATTAGTTTTTAGAGTAAAGTCTAGCTACCCCTTCGACTatcatataaatttataaatccACTCTCAACCATGAAACCACTAAAAGGAAATAGATATTTCTTGACAGGCACGAACCATCAaggaaaacatcaaaatcaccGGTACATTTTGGAGGTtttattttggcaaaaaaaaattaattggtcgctatgaaaattcaaaattctgaTAGTATTACTGATAATTACACCCATCAACTATACATATCAAAACTGGTTAAAATATCCCCTTCACGGGTAATCCAATCTAGTATTGCTAAGTTTAATATTCAAGTtaaatcattttattttttcgttGACATGGCACTCAATTAGAAATAGATATCAGTAAAGAACAGATTATTTAATCACTAGacatcaaaaatattttcaccgGTTTTGATAATGGAAGGGTGTGTAAAATTTCAGGTTCCATAGCTGAAGGTCGATTGGGGTGTGAGTTAAATGGACTTCACTCCAGTTTCTTCCATGCATATAACAGGCTCTTGACTACTTACGGTGTTCCTACTGGATGAGTCACGTATGGTTCTGTTCCATTTAAACAAAATTTCCTTGCAATCCCAAAATCGGAAATTTTGGGATTATTTTCACTGTCCAAAAGAATATTGCTTAGCTTCATGTCTCTATGAATAATTATAAGTCCTTCTGGAGCATGGTTGTGAAGGTAGTCAAGTCCTTGTGCTATCCCGTTGATTATATGCCGTCGCATGAACCAGCTCAGCGATGCTCCTCTTTCACGATCTGAAACAGATAACTGTTGTCTATGAGTATATATAAAATCAAGTAATGTTCTACGAATTTTCAATCGGTGCTATCTACTAACGACACATTATATTGGCTTACCTGACAATACATAGTCCAAGCTCCTGTTAGGCATGTATTCATAGACAAGTATTTGTTCTTTGCGGTTAACACAGCAACCAAGAAGCCTAACCAGATTGGCGTGTTGAAGCCGTATGATAATCCTAATTTCATTCAAAAACTCCTCCAGACCTTGCCAAGTAGTTTGATCGAGCCTTTTGGCTGCAATCTGAAGGCCGTTCTGTAATATGCCCTGTAATGATTCATATATTTGTTTCAAATGCGACATGCTAATAACTGTTTTTTCATCTAATATATAtgtcccttctttctataaagctaataCCCACTAAAtacctaaagctcaacatgcaatcATAATATTTATTAACATTCTTAAAATCTAACATGCAAGCATACCACATAAATCCTCTAAGCACACAAAGCTCaacattctaaaactaaacatacacatgctaaatcattattttcaaatcattttcactatatttcaattcaaattatttCACCATTTCTacaatatctaacatatatatcCTGCAGCAACGCGCGGGACACCATTTAGTATTATATACAAGTGTACTGCAATTAAGATACAACTTAATTTTCTCCTATTTTCTCCTATTTTCCCCTCTTCCcggcgccctcctcccctctccctcaaaTTCTCTCTCCATGTGATGTGACATCTATTCTCTTTCCCTTCCTTTGCTTCACCTTGAAaaggaaattaaaaattaaaatagcgaAATCAAGACTTAAACCTATAACCTCATGGTTCATAGGGGAATTTACTTTTTGCCATCTACCCAAAATGACAGTGCATAAATGCTACTCTCCCAAATGTTCATTCGCCAATGCAAcctgggtccacatgtcagcctcactttCCATTCAAACAAAAGTGATGTGGGATCCGGTGATgggtgaggctgacatgtgggttcgaATAGTATTTGGGAATAAAAATTTTGGAGAGTGGTATTTGATCACTGACATTTTGGAAAGATAGCAAAAACTAAATTCTCCCCATGCATGGTTCATAGGAAGCTCTACTAACCAATTTATCCTATCACACTGTGATTAGGGattgttgcttgcttgctttgtATCTCTGTTCAAGTTTTTGTAAGAAAAAATTAGTTATGTTACACTGTTGGGCAAAGTCTTAGCAgtaattctaataaaaaaacaaatttgttaTGCTACTGTAGGATGTTACTGTAGAAATCATATCTTATTACTACGTTTTCATAGTAACATTATCACAACGGCAGTAATATTATATGTTACCGTAAAATTTGTAGGTTGTTATTGCACTTTTGGCAGTAACAtcataataaaaattatagtaACAGAGACTTGTAATAGTAACAGTGATGCTATAGTACTAATGCTTGTGTAGAGCTAAAATCTTTTAAATATcgatctttagagagcaatatctatcacatcatatcacatcataTCATGCTTTTCTAACCCGAATGCACCATGACGTTCGTAAAAAAGTTCTTAACGAAATTAGATCACATGATTATTTTTTGACGTCATTATGGTGGAAAGCAATCATGTTACTACACATTAGTCATCGCGTTACTACACCGTTCCTACGTGACGAGAACTTGAAAAAAAGGTAAAtatcaatctttagagagcaatatctctcatgttatatcttgtttttctaatccgtttgcaccatggTGTTCGTAAAAAAGTGCTTAACGAAACTAAATCTGTCATGACTATTTTTTCACGTTGTTGCTGTAAAAAGCAGTCAAGTTACTTCACATTGACTGTCATGTTACTACATCAATCCTGTGAGACGAGAACTGAACTAAGCTGGGCGTGGGGGGAGACAGCGCAAGCGGGTTTGACTGGGGTTTGTGCATagctaaatttttaaatctcaatcttgtgCAAAGTACAAGTGCTAAAAACTTCATGTGCATGGTCACAAGTTGACACAAGTGCTAAAAGTACTCTTTTCCCACACAAAGATACATAATAGCAAGCTAAAATACAAGTAAtacttttaaaattataatCTTTTAAACAATGATATCTCTCAAATTACATGTTAGAGACCTTTTACGGTGTTCGCAAGGTATTTAGAGGTACGTGGAGGTGGAACAACGAGTACCGTTGATCAAGATAGGGGCAAGGTACCGAAAAAAATTATGGTAACATGATGGCAGTGGAGTAATTAACTAGTAAAACATGGGCATTATATGTGAATTGAATACCTACATCCATCTATCAGGATATCGTTCTGCAGATCAGTACGCCGtacatgaggaaaaaaaagtaaattacgGATACGACGTTGATTTAGCAGCGATTAATTCAATCTGTTCCAAATTAAATAAACAGAAAGATCTAATCTCCTTTCTTCTTTCCCTTCATTTCGTTCTTGTTCTGGGGTTTGATTGGTTAACCGGAAGgagacaaaggaaaaaaatctacATGGTTGAGGGTTGAAGAGGAGATGGGATTGCCCGGTCGACGACTAGACGCAAGCTAGCACATCTGTCAATTATCATATGCTTATTTGCACAGTTGATTTGTTATTTATGTAGTTCATAACAAGTTCATAATATATGTCATTTTGATGTTACTGTAGATCTCATGTTACTATAGTAATATATATCATGTTACTATAATAACAAGTTCATAATATATGTCATTCAAAAAAGGTATAGATGATGCTGCctccattctataatataaggtaCAACCACTTTTtatagatgttccataatatatggCATGCATacaagcatgcaattaactgTGGCATCTTCTTCATTAaattataacttttttaaatcctccactctcatattatctaatcctattggatgcatgcattatatttatgtggatgatctaaactacaagatgataataattgtttcttggtctttgggttaagagtggttgtgtcttatattttatattttagaataaaggAAGTAATATATATACGTGGTGTGTCTCATGTTACTATAGTAATATATTCATGCTGATGTTACACTGTAGCCGTGTAATAAAAGATTTGCTATAATGCAGTAATTAAGACAGTTTAGAGTGTGCAGTAATAGCTATCATAGTGTCGGTACTACATTTTGTGCCAAATACTgtatttattagcacatgtTATAAGATAAAATTTTTCTAAGAAATATCTATGACAGGTCAGACATAGTCTACAGGTTACTAATTTGTTGGAATTGAATTAAAGGTCTTGGGTTTAATTCCCATTGAatgtatattttaaatttattttgtctCTCTTGCATCTCCAAATAGAAGAGATAGTAGGGTGCCGGCACTACTACAGAACtcatttttccgtgcgggcatATCCATTTTTTCGTACGGTCGTTtggcccgcatgcgaaaatcagtattttcacgtgcgggcggGCCGACCGTacaggataatcgattatcccgtacGGTCAAATTATAATACCacctgcatgaaaaaaaaaaccaaaaataaaaaaagcgaAAATCGCCGCCCACCCGCGGCCGGCACGCAACCGGCCGCCGcaactcgtcgtcgccgtcgtcgcgccgccacaCGCACCCGGCCGCCCCGGTCGCCACCTCGCCCGGTCACCTCGACCAGCCACGgccgcccggtcgccgccgcaacCAGCCACGGCCACCTAGTCGCGTCGCCGTTgatcccgcccgccgccgaatCCAGGCGGGGGACGGCAACCGCTGCCGGATCCAGGCGCGGAGGCTGGTTGCCGTCACCGCCACAGTCACGCCGGCCGCCACAGtcacgccggccgccaccgctgccagaTCCGTGCAggggatggccgccgccgccggatccgggcacGAGGgggccggttgccgtcgccccTCACCGCTGCCCGGTCACCGTGCCGCTCGCCAACGTGCACGgtcgccgctgcctcgcctcgTCGACAACGAAAGtctagagaggagaggagtgaaagtcgggagaggagaggagaggaagtgagagagatagaggggaggaaagtgaaaataaaaaggaagagagacgaggtgtgaaaattttaaaatgagtgagagggagaggaggtgtgaaaattttgaagtgagtGAGACGGAGATGTATTTTCGCGTCCGGTCGGCTTACGTCGCACGCACGGGAAAATgcattatcccgtgcgggcgGGCGTCTTAAgccaaccgcacgggataatacgATTATCACGTGCGGTTGGCTTAAGCGCCGCTCGCACGGGATAAAGcgttttcccgtgcgggcgacgGCCCAGCGCCGGTCCTccatttttccgtgcggttccacttacggaccgcatggaaacaaaaggAGGGCGACATCCAGGAAAATCTAGCATGTAGTAGTGCGGATTGAGAGGGAGGGCGCGTGTGAGAGGGGGAGTAGGAGAGAGTGGATGGCGGATTGGGAGGGAGGGcacgagaaagagagagagagaggtagggaggatggcgagagagagagaggaggggacgGACACTAAGCATATATAGAGGGGGCGAGGAGGGGACATATTTTATGACATTGTTTTAGCACAAGTTTGTACATGACATATTAATATTTATCTTGTACAAGGATATTatgtacttttaaaaaaaaaaggaaactaagCAATATCAGGAAGTTCAATTAGAGGTTATGTAATATTATCAACTTACTCGGTAAACTTGACCGAAAGATCCATGCCCAAGTCTATTTTCTGCTGAGAAATTTTCTGTGGCATCTCTTATCATGGAGAAAGGATAAAGTGAAAACCTTTCATCAATTTCTTCGGTAACGGTCTTCTCCCAGTCACCTAATTCTCTTCTTAGCTTGCAATCTGCTTTTACATGTATATAACCAGGAAAAGGTTAGGATTTAATATTTAAGATAAATTTTGGTATGCCATATGTTGCAacttaacaatatatatatcccATACATATGTATGCCATTCATTAGAAAACAACATTgagccacatatatatatgatatgttAACTTTCCTGTGGTGCGTAAAAAAAACCCTGATAAATACATCTCCTTAATTAGTCAATCGAGAGAATAAAAACTTTAATATCGCCAGCAAGAACGGTACACCTTATACCTCGTATTTTCTTTACGATGAATCCAATTAGAATCAAAGGAAGAACAGGAGTAACAACTCCAGAAATGGTGATCAATGCGATATCCGTTTTGCTCATGTcccctgcacacacacacacacacacacacacacacacatatatatgtatatatatatatatatatatatatatatatatatatatatatatatatatatatatatatatatatgaaaattcagCACAACATTTTGAAAAGGTAAACTGAGTGCTGCACTTTGCATGAGTGAGATTCTCAGAAAACTTctgcaagttaaattttaaattacatGCTTGTAAAGTGATACAAGCAACGAGACGACGTCTTCTCGGGAGTTTAAAATTCACTCTCGTTTAGTTTCGGACGTACGTACCTTTCTGTTTTGGCATATGAATCTTGATCGTCTCGTTGCTTTCTAGGAAGAAACGATCGACCTCGTACCTCAGGTTGCACCGGACCCCGAGAATCCGGCCGCCGAGGCGGTAGTCGGCGGCGCCAGCGAACCACCTCGGCATCTGCGAGGCGATGCCGGCGAGGCAGCTCAGGCAGCCGGCCGGCGAGAGGTCCGGCGTGCACTGCACGAGCGCGAAGATGACGAGGTCGGGGCTGCTTCTGCACTGCTGCTCAACCAGCCCGAGGCGGGTCGCGCCCACGTCCAGCTCCCCGAACCCGGCCTCCCCCGTCGCGTACCCGCGCTTCGACGAGTTCCACGCGGCGAACTCGGCGGTGGTGTTGATCAGCTCCATGACGCGGTCGccgaacgcggcggcgccggccacgcCGTTCATGTTCCACGTGACCCACGCCGGCGCGTTGGTCAGGCTGGCGCGGAAGTCCTCGCCGGAGAACCGGAACATGTGCTCGTCGTAGTAGACGGTCACGTCCCTGAAGCCGGCGCAGAAGACGCCGTGGTCGATGGCGTCCCTGAACGCCTTGCGGAGGCCGCCGGCGCAGGCGTCGCCGGCGTAGTCGCCGCGGCAGAGCGCGATGCCGTAGACCGCGTCCGGCGCGGCGCCGAAGCTGTcggaggcgaaggcggtggcCCTCGCCTCCGCGAGGAGCAGCGAGGCCAGCGCCCTGAGGTTGGCCTCGTACGTGCTGTTCGGCTCGTACTTGCCGCCGGACAGGCTGCAGTTGTAGTGCAGCGGGTTCACCTCCTGCGAGGCCACCGCCTgatcttcaccgccggccgccgcccatgTCGGCGACGAGAGGAGTACTGTGacagcaaggaggaggaggaggatgtggaGTTGCATGGCACTGGAGAGTGTGTAGAGAAATTATTAGAGGGCTTTACTCTTGAGAGCAAGTTGTATGTGTGCTACGTATGAATGCTCCTTTGTGAGCGTCCTACCTTGCATTATATATAGGAGCAATGGAGCATGTATAGAAAATTTCCTACAATCCCGGCGGCGCTACAACACACACCACACATAGAACTTTCTTAATCCTTTTATGCGTCTGAATTTTGTCTTATTTTCTACGTAATCTCCATGCCTATTTCGTTAGTTTTAACTGTAAGTTAAtcgataaatttattttctaaaaatgaCTATATGTCCCTCCTTTCTTATACTTTTGTGCTACATACTTCATAAATCTCATGTCAAaaattttaagagaaaatttcataaaaccataGATACTTTgaccaaactatcacaaaactacaaatttaagaatatatatcataaaactacaaatctAGAGcgaaatttatcacaaaactacatatttaaaacattgtatcataaaactacagatttagtaatgAAGTTATcaaaaaactacagattttagaatttatatccATAGCACTTGTGACATCATGGTCCAATTAGGAAAAGGCTTGTGTGGCCTATGTGAgctgtgtgcgcatgtttagtacTACCTTGCTAGTTTACCATGAGtagaaccaacttataaggcctcTTCCTTCCAACCATATCACTCCCGGGTTAATCCTTTCACACGAAGCGATGA
Proteins encoded in this window:
- the LOC127777761 gene encoding cysteine-rich receptor-like protein kinase 10; this translates as MQLHILLLLLAVTVLLSSPTWAAAGGEDQAVASQEVNPLHYNCSLSGGKYEPNSTYEANLRALASLLLAEARATAFASDSFGAAPDAVYGIALCRGDYAGDACAGGLRKAFRDAIDHGVFCAGFRDVTVYYDEHMFRFSGEDFRASLTNAPAWVTWNMNGVAGAAAFGDRVMELINTTAEFAAWNSSKRGYATGEAGFGELDVGATRLGLVEQQCRSSPDLVIFALVQCTPDLSPAGCLSCLAGIASQMPRWFAGAADYRLGGRILGVRCNLRYEVDRFFLESNETIKIHMPKQKEVF